From the Burkholderia glumae LMG 2196 = ATCC 33617 genome, one window contains:
- a CDS encoding 2-hydroxyacid dehydrogenase yields MQILLHYSDGELSDWQRETAAALPGAVLRAWQPGDDARADYALVWQPPAALLAPRDGLKAIFILGAGVDALLALERERPGTLPAGVPLVRLEDSGMGAQMAEYVVYGVLRHLRRFDDYAAQQRDRRWAPLPVAPRERFVVGVLGLGVLGARVARALAGLGLTVRGFSRSAKALDGVACSAGTPRAGDPAFDAFSSGLRVLVNLLPGTPDTEGVLNARLFARLAPGALLVNVARGAHLVEADLLDALATGRLGAALLDVLREEPPRADHPFWQHPRITLTPHVSAETERGGAIAQIAAKIRAFERGEPVGGIVDLARGY; encoded by the coding sequence ATGCAGATCCTGCTTCATTACTCCGATGGTGAACTGTCCGACTGGCAACGCGAGACCGCAGCCGCGCTGCCGGGCGCGGTACTGCGCGCCTGGCAGCCCGGCGACGACGCGCGCGCCGACTACGCGCTGGTCTGGCAGCCGCCCGCCGCGCTGCTCGCGCCGCGCGACGGCCTGAAGGCGATCTTCATTCTCGGCGCCGGGGTCGATGCGCTGCTCGCGCTCGAGCGCGAGCGCCCCGGCACGCTGCCGGCCGGCGTGCCGCTGGTGCGGCTCGAGGATAGCGGCATGGGCGCGCAGATGGCGGAGTACGTCGTGTACGGCGTGCTGCGCCACCTGCGGCGCTTCGACGATTACGCGGCGCAGCAGCGCGACCGCCGCTGGGCGCCGCTGCCGGTCGCGCCGCGCGAGCGCTTCGTGGTGGGCGTGCTGGGCCTCGGCGTGCTCGGCGCACGAGTCGCGCGCGCGCTCGCGGGGCTCGGCCTCACGGTGCGCGGCTTCAGCCGCAGCGCGAAGGCGCTGGACGGCGTCGCCTGCTCGGCCGGCACGCCGCGCGCGGGCGATCCGGCGTTCGACGCGTTCAGCAGCGGCCTGCGGGTGCTCGTGAACCTGCTGCCGGGCACGCCCGACACCGAGGGCGTGCTGAACGCGCGGCTGTTCGCGCGGCTCGCGCCCGGCGCGCTGCTGGTCAACGTCGCGCGCGGCGCGCACCTGGTCGAGGCGGACCTGCTCGACGCACTCGCCACCGGACGCCTCGGCGCGGCACTGCTCGACGTGTTGCGCGAGGAGCCGCCGCGCGCCGATCATCCGTTCTGGCAGCATCCGCGCATCACGCTCACGCCGCACGTCTCGGCCGAGACCGAACGCGGCGGCGCGATCGCGCAGATCGCCGCGAAGATCCGCGCGTTCGAGCGCGGCGAGCCCGTGGGCGGGATCGTCGATCTCGCGCGCGGTTATTGA
- a CDS encoding hydroxymethylglutaryl-CoA lyase, protein MTFPAAVTIVEVGPRDGLQNEPSFVPTEVKIALVDRLSHAGFANLEVASFVSPKWVPQMADGAAVMAGIARRPGARYSALTPNLKGLENALGARADEVVIFGAASEAFSQKNINCSIAESIARFEPVAKAAKEAGVRLRGSVSCALGCPYQGEVPVAAVIDVVERFAALGCDEIDIADTIGVGTAAQTRTLLAAVSQVFPRERLSGHFHDTYGQALANIHAALLEGITIFHASVAGLGGCPYAKGATGNVATEDVLYLMQGLGIETGIDLIEVAEAGAFISRAIGRENASRAGRALLAKRGDAQAARA, encoded by the coding sequence ATGACGTTCCCCGCAGCCGTGACAATCGTTGAAGTCGGGCCGCGCGACGGCCTGCAGAACGAGCCGAGCTTCGTGCCGACCGAGGTGAAGATCGCGCTCGTGGACCGGCTTTCGCATGCCGGCTTCGCGAACCTCGAAGTGGCTTCGTTCGTCTCGCCGAAATGGGTGCCGCAGATGGCCGACGGCGCCGCGGTGATGGCCGGCATCGCGCGCCGCCCCGGCGCGCGCTACTCGGCGCTGACGCCGAACCTGAAGGGCCTGGAGAACGCGCTTGGCGCGCGCGCCGACGAGGTGGTGATCTTCGGCGCGGCAAGCGAGGCGTTCTCGCAGAAGAACATCAACTGCAGCATCGCCGAGAGCATCGCGCGCTTCGAGCCGGTCGCGAAGGCCGCCAAGGAGGCCGGCGTGCGGCTGCGCGGCAGCGTCTCGTGCGCGCTCGGCTGCCCGTACCAGGGCGAGGTGCCGGTGGCCGCCGTGATCGACGTGGTCGAGCGCTTCGCCGCGCTCGGCTGCGACGAGATCGACATCGCCGACACGATCGGCGTGGGCACCGCCGCGCAGACGCGCACGCTGCTGGCCGCCGTCTCGCAGGTGTTCCCGCGCGAGCGGCTGTCGGGCCACTTCCACGACACCTACGGCCAGGCGCTCGCCAACATCCACGCCGCGCTGCTCGAGGGCATCACGATCTTTCATGCCTCGGTGGCAGGCCTGGGCGGCTGCCCCTACGCGAAGGGCGCGACCGGCAACGTCGCCACCGAGGACGTGCTGTACCTGATGCAGGGCCTCGGCATCGAGACCGGCATCGACCTGATCGAGGTGGCCGAGGCCGGCGCTTTCATCTCGCGCGCGATCGGCCGCGAGAACGCCTCGCGCGCCGGCCGCGCGCTGCTCGCCAAGCGCGGCGACGCGCAGGCCGCCCGCGCCTGA
- a CDS encoding YbaK/EbsC family protein yields MTPSPTPTPPEALPDSARRVAQLLRERGHAHGVVLLDETGRTSAEAAAGLGCSVAQIAKSILFRRVSDGAPVLVIASGANRVDERKVAAQVGEIGRADAKFVRENTGYAIGGVCPIGHRVAPVTLIDADLLALDSLWAAAGHPHAVFELSPRELVALTGAPVADVALREPA; encoded by the coding sequence ATGACGCCCTCCCCGACTCCGACACCTCCCGAAGCGCTTCCCGACTCCGCGCGCCGCGTCGCGCAACTGCTGCGCGAGCGCGGCCACGCACACGGCGTGGTGCTGCTCGACGAAACCGGCCGCACCTCGGCCGAGGCCGCCGCCGGCCTCGGCTGCTCGGTGGCGCAGATCGCCAAGTCGATCCTGTTCCGGCGCGTCTCGGACGGCGCCCCCGTGCTCGTGATCGCGAGCGGCGCGAACCGCGTGGACGAACGCAAGGTGGCCGCGCAGGTCGGCGAGATCGGCCGCGCCGACGCGAAGTTCGTGCGCGAGAACACCGGCTACGCGATCGGCGGCGTCTGCCCGATCGGGCATCGCGTCGCGCCCGTCACGCTGATCGACGCCGACCTGCTCGCGCTCGACAGCCTATGGGCCGCGGCGGGCCATCCGCATGCGGTATTCGAGCTGTCGCCCCGGGAACTCGTCGCGCTGACGGGCGCGCCGGTCGCCGACGTCGCCCTGCGGGAGCCGGCATGA
- a CDS encoding DUF1289 domain-containing protein produces the protein MSGGARDPANDTIAAAGAAAETPAAAIASPCTNVCKMDREAGWCIGCRRTRDEIAAWRKLDDAGRLAILARLEARWFDDAAAPTGAA, from the coding sequence ATGAGCGGCGGCGCACGAGATCCGGCGAACGATACGATCGCGGCGGCCGGCGCGGCGGCCGAGACACCCGCCGCCGCCATCGCCTCGCCCTGCACCAACGTCTGCAAGATGGACCGCGAGGCGGGCTGGTGCATCGGCTGCCGCCGCACACGCGACGAGATCGCCGCGTGGCGCAAGCTCGACGACGCGGGCCGGCTGGCGATCCTCGCGCGGCTCGAGGCGCGCTGGTTCGACGACGCGGCGGCACCGACCGGCGCCGCCTGA
- a CDS encoding alpha/beta fold hydrolase — MSFDEFAAFNVTVQDVDIFGVKGGTGPPLLLLHGHPQTHMIWHRLAAVLAEHFTVIATDLRGYGASGKPRGDAAHQTYSKRTMAADQLAVMRHFGYERFLVCAHDRGARVAHRMALDHPDAVERMMLLDIAPTLAMYEKTDRAFATAYFHWFFLIQPAPLPETLIGANPDAYVERVMGNRSAGLAPFSPAALEAYRHALKQPGAVHAMCEDYRASASIDLEHDRADLERGTRLGCPLRVLWGAHGVVARCFSPLDEWRAVARDVSGRALDCGHYIPEEAPDALLAEMLAFFEACELGT, encoded by the coding sequence ATGTCGTTTGACGAGTTCGCAGCGTTCAATGTAACGGTGCAGGATGTCGACATCTTCGGCGTCAAAGGAGGGACCGGTCCACCGCTGTTGCTGCTGCATGGGCATCCGCAGACTCACATGATCTGGCATCGTCTTGCCGCCGTGCTGGCCGAGCACTTCACCGTGATTGCCACCGACCTGCGCGGCTACGGCGCATCGGGCAAGCCGCGCGGCGATGCCGCCCACCAGACCTATTCGAAGCGCACGATGGCGGCCGACCAGCTCGCCGTGATGCGCCATTTCGGCTATGAGCGCTTTCTGGTCTGTGCCCACGATCGCGGCGCGCGCGTCGCGCACCGGATGGCGCTCGATCATCCCGATGCGGTCGAGCGCATGATGCTGCTCGACATCGCGCCCACGCTCGCGATGTACGAGAAGACCGACCGCGCGTTCGCGACCGCCTATTTCCACTGGTTCTTCCTGATCCAGCCGGCGCCGCTGCCGGAGACGCTGATCGGCGCGAACCCCGACGCCTACGTCGAGCGCGTGATGGGCAACCGCTCGGCCGGGCTCGCGCCGTTCTCGCCGGCCGCCCTCGAGGCGTACCGTCACGCGCTGAAGCAGCCGGGCGCGGTGCATGCGATGTGCGAGGACTATCGCGCCTCGGCGAGCATCGATCTCGAACACGATCGCGCCGATCTCGAGCGCGGCACCCGCCTCGGCTGTCCGCTGCGCGTGCTGTGGGGCGCCCACGGCGTGGTGGCGCGCTGCTTCTCGCCGCTCGACGAATGGCGTGCGGTGGCGCGCGACGTGAGCGGGCGCGCGCTCGACTGCGGGCATTACATTCCCGAGGAGGCGCCCGACGCGTTGCTCGCGGAGATGCTCGCGTTCTTCGAGGCGTGCGAGCTCGGCACCTGA
- a CDS encoding NAD(P)H-dependent flavin oxidoreductase — MALPAVLQRLSLPVIASPMFIVSYPELVLAQCKAGIVGSFPALNARPAELLDEWLTRIEEELAAHREQHPDAVIGPMAVNQIVHQSNVRLEHDVRVCVEHKVPIFITSLRAPAPEIVQAVHSYGGIVLHDVISLRHAQKALEAGVDGLILVAAGAGGHAGTTSPFALVGEVRRMFDGPLVLSGSIANGGSILAAQAMGADLAYMGTRFIATREAHAVDGYKQAIVNAKAADIVYTNLFTGVHGNYIRESIVNAGLDPDALPEADKSKMNFANDKAKAWKDIWGAGQGVGLMDDVPSVAELVERLAREYADAKTRLGIRG, encoded by the coding sequence ATGGCCCTGCCCGCCGTCCTCCAGCGCCTGTCGCTGCCCGTCATCGCCTCGCCGATGTTCATCGTCAGCTATCCCGAACTGGTGCTCGCGCAGTGCAAGGCGGGCATCGTCGGCTCGTTCCCCGCGCTCAACGCGCGGCCGGCCGAACTGCTCGACGAATGGCTCACGCGCATCGAGGAGGAGCTCGCCGCACACCGCGAGCAGCATCCCGATGCGGTGATCGGGCCGATGGCGGTCAACCAGATCGTCCATCAGTCGAACGTGCGGCTCGAACACGACGTGCGCGTGTGCGTCGAGCACAAGGTGCCGATCTTCATCACCAGCCTGCGCGCGCCGGCCCCGGAGATCGTGCAGGCGGTACACAGCTACGGCGGCATCGTGCTGCACGACGTGATCAGCCTGCGCCACGCGCAGAAGGCGCTCGAAGCCGGCGTGGACGGGCTGATCCTGGTGGCGGCCGGCGCGGGCGGCCATGCCGGCACCACCTCGCCGTTCGCGCTGGTGGGCGAGGTGCGGCGCATGTTCGACGGCCCGCTGGTGCTGTCGGGCTCGATCGCCAACGGCGGCTCGATCCTCGCCGCACAGGCGATGGGCGCCGACCTCGCCTACATGGGCACGCGCTTCATCGCCACGCGCGAGGCGCACGCGGTGGACGGCTACAAGCAGGCGATCGTCAACGCGAAAGCGGCCGACATCGTCTACACGAACCTGTTCACCGGCGTGCACGGCAACTACATTCGCGAGAGCATCGTGAACGCCGGGCTCGATCCGGACGCGCTGCCCGAGGCCGACAAGTCGAAGATGAATTTCGCCAACGACAAGGCGAAGGCGTGGAAGGACATCTGGGGTGCGGGGCAGGGCGTGGGGCTGATGGATGACGTGCCGAGCGTGGCCGAGCTGGTCGAGCGGCTCGCGCGCGAATACGCCGACGCAAAGACGCGGCTCGGCATTCGCGGCTGA
- a CDS encoding LysR family transcriptional regulator, with the protein MDTLVSMNVFRYVVEVGSFVGAAERMQMSAAMASKHVMHLEQQLGARLLHRTTRRVAPTEAGREYYERLVQALTELDEAGQAVGAASIVPQGRLRVTSLSAFGLRHVMSAVTDYAARYADVTVEITLSDRVVELIDEGYDVAVRAAPFGLKSSSLVARQIATAHILLVASPAYLEEHGMPAALADLERHNYLRRDTGPSSIDSAAFESAAASRVTLSGNLIVNHLEALRLAVLNGSGIAMLGTEVVGDDIEAGRLVPLLLEAMPPRELPIYAVYASRRHVSAKVRSFVDFLADRFSGQSLCPSIDEYLREAAAPKARRAVAR; encoded by the coding sequence ATGGATACCCTCGTCAGCATGAATGTATTTCGCTATGTCGTTGAAGTCGGCAGCTTCGTCGGCGCAGCGGAACGCATGCAGATGTCGGCGGCGATGGCGAGCAAGCACGTGATGCATCTCGAGCAGCAGCTCGGCGCGCGGCTGCTGCATCGGACCACACGCCGCGTCGCACCGACCGAGGCGGGGCGCGAATACTACGAGCGGCTCGTGCAGGCATTGACCGAACTCGACGAGGCGGGCCAGGCGGTGGGCGCGGCCAGCATCGTGCCGCAGGGCCGCCTGCGCGTGACCTCGCTGTCCGCGTTCGGGCTGCGCCACGTGATGAGCGCCGTGACCGACTACGCGGCGCGCTATGCCGACGTGACCGTCGAGATCACGCTGTCCGATCGCGTGGTGGAGCTGATCGACGAAGGCTACGACGTGGCCGTGCGCGCCGCGCCGTTCGGGCTGAAATCGTCGTCGCTGGTGGCGCGGCAGATCGCGACCGCGCACATCCTGCTGGTCGCCTCGCCGGCCTACCTCGAGGAACACGGCATGCCCGCCGCGCTGGCCGATCTCGAGCGGCACAATTACCTGCGCCGCGACACCGGGCCGAGCTCGATCGATTCGGCTGCGTTCGAATCGGCCGCGGCCTCGCGCGTGACGCTGTCGGGCAACCTGATCGTCAACCACCTCGAGGCGCTGCGCCTGGCGGTGCTCAACGGCAGCGGCATCGCGATGCTCGGCACCGAAGTGGTGGGCGACGACATCGAGGCCGGCCGTCTGGTGCCGCTGCTGCTCGAGGCGATGCCGCCGCGCGAGCTGCCGATCTACGCGGTCTACGCGAGCCGCCGGCACGTGTCCGCGAAGGTGCGCTCGTTCGTCGATTTCCTGGCCGACCGCTTCTCCGGCCAATCGCTGTGCCCGTCGATCGACGAGTATCTGAGGGAGGCCGCCGCGCCGAAGGCGAGGCGGGCCGTCGCGCGCTGA
- a CDS encoding porin has translation MKSLARRTASGAFACLAWAALAAPAHAQSSIQLYGQVDAWVGAQKFPGGERAWGVQGGGMSTSYWGLRGTEDLGGGYRAIFTIEDFFRPQSGSYGRFQGDTFFARNAYVGLETPYGTVRAGRLTTHLFLSTILFNPLIDSYEFSPMVYHVFLGLGTFPTYTTDQGVVGDSGWNNAVSYTTPDFNGFNASAMYALGNQSGGNAAKKWSGQLQYFRGPLAMTAVYQYVNFNNAPGDLGSLVAGMKSQSVTQLGISYDLKFAKLYGQYMYTKNDLQGGSWHVNTAQGGVSVPLGAGSALASYAYSRDTGGLDQTRQTWAVGYDYPLSKRTDLYAAYLLDRLSNQSSGDTLGAGMRVRF, from the coding sequence ATGAAGTCACTCGCTCGCCGGACTGCGTCCGGTGCCTTCGCCTGCCTCGCGTGGGCGGCACTCGCGGCGCCCGCTCACGCGCAATCGAGCATCCAGCTCTACGGCCAGGTCGATGCCTGGGTGGGCGCGCAGAAATTCCCGGGCGGCGAGCGCGCCTGGGGCGTGCAGGGCGGCGGCATGTCGACCTCGTACTGGGGCCTGCGCGGCACCGAGGATCTCGGCGGCGGCTACCGCGCGATCTTCACGATCGAGGATTTCTTCCGGCCGCAGAGCGGCAGCTACGGCCGCTTCCAGGGCGACACGTTCTTCGCGCGCAATGCCTATGTCGGCCTCGAGACGCCCTACGGCACGGTGCGCGCGGGGCGCCTCACGACCCACCTGTTCCTCTCGACGATCCTGTTCAACCCGCTGATCGACTCCTACGAATTCTCGCCGATGGTCTATCACGTGTTCCTCGGGCTCGGCACCTTCCCGACCTACACGACCGACCAGGGCGTGGTGGGCGATTCGGGCTGGAACAACGCGGTGTCGTACACGACGCCCGACTTCAACGGCTTCAACGCGAGTGCGATGTACGCGCTCGGCAATCAGTCCGGCGGCAACGCCGCGAAGAAATGGAGCGGCCAGCTGCAGTATTTCCGCGGCCCGCTCGCGATGACCGCCGTGTACCAATATGTGAACTTCAACAACGCGCCGGGCGATCTCGGCTCGCTGGTGGCCGGCATGAAGAGCCAGAGCGTCACGCAGCTCGGCATCAGCTATGACCTGAAGTTCGCGAAGCTGTACGGGCAGTACATGTATACGAAAAACGACCTGCAGGGCGGCAGCTGGCACGTGAACACCGCGCAGGGCGGCGTGTCGGTGCCGCTCGGCGCGGGCAGCGCGCTGGCCTCGTATGCGTACTCGCGCGACACGGGCGGGCTCGACCAGACGCGTCAGACCTGGGCGGTCGGCTACGACTATCCGCTGTCGAAGCGCACCGACCTCTACGCCGCCTACCTGCTCGACCGCCTGTCGAACCAGTCGAGCGGCGACACGCTCGGCGCCGGCATGCGGGTGCGATTCTGA
- a CDS encoding bile acid:sodium symporter family protein, with protein sequence MARPRFLPDNFTLALVTTVVFASFVPCRGQVAQGFDWATDIAVGLLFFLHGAKLSREAVIAGATHWRLHLVVLLSTFALFPLLGFALKPLLTPLVTPALYAGVLFLCTLPSTVQSSIAFTSIAKGNVPAAVCSASASSLLGIFITPALVGALITTHSGTGASAWSTVGSIVMQLLVPFLAGQAMRPLIGAWIERNRGVLKFVDQGSILLVVYVAFSEAVNQGLWHQIPPLALGGLLLVCLVLLAVALGVTALISKRLGFSQADRITIIFCGSKKSLAAGIPMAKVIFAAHTVGAIVLPLMLFHQIQLMVCAALAQRWGARDLALDDQPSACAKPQLNAGER encoded by the coding sequence ATGGCCCGTCCCCGCTTCCTTCCCGACAATTTCACCCTGGCGCTGGTCACCACCGTCGTGTTCGCGAGCTTCGTGCCGTGCCGCGGCCAGGTCGCGCAAGGGTTCGACTGGGCGACCGACATCGCCGTCGGCCTGCTGTTCTTCCTGCACGGCGCGAAGCTGTCGCGCGAGGCGGTGATCGCCGGCGCGACGCACTGGCGGCTGCACCTGGTGGTGCTGCTCAGCACCTTCGCGCTGTTCCCGCTGCTCGGGTTCGCGCTCAAGCCGCTGCTCACGCCGCTCGTCACGCCCGCGCTCTACGCGGGCGTGCTGTTCCTCTGCACGCTGCCGTCCACGGTGCAGTCGTCGATCGCGTTCACCTCGATCGCCAAGGGCAACGTGCCGGCCGCCGTCTGCTCGGCGTCGGCCTCCAGCCTGCTCGGCATCTTCATCACGCCGGCGCTGGTCGGCGCGCTCATCACCACCCACTCGGGCACCGGCGCCTCGGCATGGAGCACGGTGGGCAGCATCGTGATGCAACTGCTCGTGCCGTTCCTGGCCGGCCAGGCGATGCGGCCGCTGATCGGCGCCTGGATCGAGCGCAACCGCGGCGTGCTGAAGTTCGTCGACCAGGGCTCGATCCTGCTGGTGGTCTACGTGGCCTTCAGCGAGGCGGTCAACCAAGGCCTCTGGCACCAGATTCCGCCGCTCGCGCTGGGCGGCCTGCTGCTGGTGTGCCTGGTGCTGCTGGCGGTCGCGCTCGGCGTGACCGCGCTCATCAGCAAGCGGCTCGGCTTCAGCCAGGCGGACCGCATCACCATCATTTTCTGCGGCTCGAAGAAGAGCCTCGCGGCCGGCATCCCGATGGCGAAGGTGATCTTCGCCGCCCACACGGTGGGCGCCATCGTGCTGCCGCTGATGCTGTTCCACCAGATCCAGCTGATGGTGTGCGCGGCGCTCGCGCAGCGCTGGGGCGCGCGCGACCTCGCCCTCGACGACCAGCCCAGCGCCTGCGCGAAGCCGCAGTTGAACGCCGGCGAGCGCTGA